In the Styela clava chromosome 8, kaStyClav1.hap1.2, whole genome shotgun sequence genome, one interval contains:
- the LOC120346215 gene encoding cytochrome P450 2C44-like, whose product MSETNDFSNMPGPWGWPLFGSALQLTSFAEKTLLNWANQHYGNIFRYKMFNQDCVVLNGYDAIKEGLLTNKSEMSGRITGPLFEAIRDNRGLFFIQYGDSWKKWKPFLVKSVASVMPDLPQIICEQADKFLSEDLNDFIENGESVALGDYLLYRMAQVVFLSCMNKGFLSKKKMELQKLVSDIYAPLTNIKFSILWFAPSLSYFPPFSSFLADESARRSKIVNRIIALIEEHRQEKRSHMKDLTCFFFEEYPEPDQGDLESLALIFMDMISAGSATVANQLMWVVLFLSKHPDMMREVQHEIEEGMKGYESIWDLYKCQEKVPFLKAVIQETMRLRPIAPGSLYHRTISDTKVGGYKIPKDVVIHPNLWSVHHDPKYWGPDVEAFRPDRHLDKDGRFVKSDHVIPFSIGERKCTGKPIAEADIFVFLATIMLRYDVSLDPEYEDVDMTGISSAILKPPDYKVRLTHRQTKQYL is encoded by the exons ATGTCAGAAACGAATGATTTCAGTAATATGCCTGGGCCATGGGGATGGCCATTGTTTGGATCTGCTCTACAGCTCACATCGTTTGCTGAAAAAACTTTGCTGAATTGGGCAAACCAGCATTATGGAAATATATTTCGATACAAAATGTTCAACCAAGATTGCGTTGTTTTAAATGG GTACGATGCAATAAAAGAAGGATTGTTAACAAATAAAAGCGAGATGTCTGGTCGTATTACCGGTCCATTATTCGAAGCCATACGAGATAATCGGGGCCTGTTCTTTATCCAGTATGGAGATTCATGGAAAAAGTGGAAACCATTCTTGGTCAAATCAGTAGCATCAGTGATGCCAG ATCTTCCCCAAATAATTTGTGAACAAGCAGATAAATTTTTGTCTGAAGATTTGaatgattttattgaaaacGGAGAGTCTGTAGCATTGGGAGATTATTTACTGTATCGTATGGCCCAGGTTGTTTTTCTT AGTTGTATGAACAAAGGATTTTTGTCAAAGAAGAAAATGGAATTGCAAAAGCTCGTATCTGACATCTACGCGCCTTTAACTAATATCAAATTCTCCATATTATGGTTCGCTCCGTCACTGTCGTATTTCCCCCCATTTTCCAG TTTTCTGGCTGATGAAAGCGCCCGCAGATCAAAAATTGTAAACAGGATTATTGCTCTGATAGAAGAACATCGACAAGAAAAACGTTCCCACATGAAGGACCTGACTTGTTTCTTTTTTGAAG AATATCCTGAACCCGATCAAGGCGATCTGGAATCACTTGCGCTAATCTTTATGGACATGATATCAGCCGGTTCAGCGACTGTGGCGAACCAATTGATGTGGGTCGTTTTATTCCTTTCGAAACATCCAGATATGATGAGAGAAGTTCAACATGAAATTGAAGAAGGCATGAAAGGTTATGAAT CTATATGGGATCTTTACAAATGTCAAGAAAAAGTACCATTCTTGAAAGCGGTTATACAAGAAACTATGAGGTTGCGCCCAATAGCTCCAGGCAGTCTGTACCACAGAACCATTTCTGATACTAAAGTTGGTGGATATAAGATACCTAAAGACGTTGTCATTCATCCAAATTTGTGGAGTGTCCATCATGATCCGAAGTACTGGGGGCCGGACGTCGAAGCTTTTCGCCCAGACAGGCATTTGGACAAAGACGGAAGATTTGTGAAATCGGATCACGTGATACCATTCTCAATTGGAGAACGTAAATGCACCGGAAAACCAATTGCAGAAGCTGATATCTTTGTCTTTTTAGCTACAATAATGCTACG CTATGATGTGTCGTTAGACCCGGAGTACGAAGATGTTGACATGACTGGCATATCATCTGCTATACTGAAGCCTCCCGACTACAAAGTTAGGCTGACTCATCGACAAACAAAACAATATCTCTGA